In Panicum virgatum strain AP13 chromosome 5K, P.virgatum_v5, whole genome shotgun sequence, the genomic window GACTGAAGGTGTGTGGGTTGTGTTGTAGAAAGAAGGGATGGATGATGCGTGTTGTAGAGGTTATGTCACCATAGATATGCGTTCTGCGATATGATGTTGCACTGTGTTTTATATGTCCAGCTGTTGCTGGAACTGGAATGGATCAGGTTGTTTTCCCTCTTTTGAAATTGTATACTAACATCAGTGCATTAACTGTACATTAATTACACCTTGACACTTGGATTTAGTCTACCGAGTCTCATTATAGGTAGCAGGTGCCTGATTCCTAAAAAATGTGTTTGGACCGTTCCCTGGTAAAAGAATTTGTGCTGTGTCCAATCAGAAACTCAGCTGGTTTATACTTACAAAGCAACCAGTTTAACTGCCGTGTGTCCAGTTTTCGTAACTGACGATGGAATATCTCGATTAGAGATTCAGGGTTCACCATCGTGTACaagagaacaaaaaaaaaggtaaaaaggagaagaagatTGCCTTAAAATCATAAAtaacaaaaagaaacaaaaagaagatgtaaaaaggagaagaagatTGCCTTAAAATCATAAAtaacaaaaagaaacaaaaagaagatGCGGTGAGCGTGGATCGAACACGCGACCTTCAGATCTTCAGTCTGACGCTCTCCCAACTGAGCTATCCCCGCTTTGTGTTTAAATGTTGAATGATTTCTATATGGCGTTTATTTAGACTTTTGGAGGACCTCCGCCATACGCGACCGCTCCAGCTTCTTCCAACCGAAATTGACCTATTTGAACATTCCTACCATATGACGCAGCAGAAACAGATAATACAGCCATCGAGAAATTTCAAGATCGAGAGAGAGGCTTGGATTGGATGCAAAATGGTAGCAGTTTGAAAGATTCAAACTCGAGACAGGCCGGGTGTAGCAAGGCAACGCACGTTCTGATGTTGGATTTCCTAACcccttgaacaagttttggaccAAAAGTCAGATGGAGCGGGGGAAAGTCAATAACTGTCTATAGCCTATAGGTCGTGTCAACCATGGTGGTTCGATCCACGTACGACTCGATGTTTACAGCTGACGAATGGGACGGGTCATCAAAGTCAATAGACCACCGGTATTACTCTCCAAAGTACTCACATGGGAGGACAGAGTTGGGGATCGGTTGGCTTTCCCAGTGCCTCATCTCTTTCTTACATGATGGGCAAGTGCTCCTGGCAGCTATAAAAAAAAGTACTCACATGAGCTGGTCTTATTAAACTGTAAACACACTTGAGCCAATAACATTGTTTGCTTGtgagctcttcttcttcttcttcttcttcttcttcttcttttgcaaGTTGCTAGTACTCCCTAATTAAGGGTAGGAAAAAAACAGCAGGAAGGAACCCCTATTAAGAGTAATCGACAAGCATTAGTTAGTTAGTTAATCATGGAAGGTAGCTACAACCAATAATGGAACTGCGTGATAGATACGTATATATACCCCAGAACAGTGTATACTGTAATTATTAGTTGAGCATTATATATAGCTCGACATGCATATATTTAGCAACACTTGCAACTAACCACTATTGGCAGAAGCTACTTGTACTACCTATCTTGCTAGTAATTGGATCAGTGTCCGTTTCTTTCTTCCCAACAACTGATACTACTGTATTTTCTATGCTTCTCCGGGTCTCTGGTCCTATCATTGCAGTGGCCCAGCGCACGCAGCGATCAAGTCGGCTGCTACTCCACAGCTAATATATACATGCTGCAAGTAGCTAGCTAGCAGATGAAAGCAAAATAATAAGACTAGTATCAAAGTGTCATCGCACAATTAccaaaattgaaaaaataaataaacttgATAACTATGTCGGAGGAGTGTCATACTCCCCTCTCATCCGTGAAACTTCCCCTCCTCTGTCCTCATAAATGGCTCTATCATGTTAGCAAATTTGCTAATAATGTGGCGTGAtatttaatgctcatgacacTCACATTGAGATTGATGCAAGTAACCTACTAGCTGCAGCAGGTAAATTAATTAGCCTTATCTCGATCAACTTGTACTATATATTTATCTATGAATCATCAACCGAATCGATATACATGATGATCGATGATGATGGATCATCATTTTGTTTAAATTTGTTCCACCGTCCCCTGATGAAGATGATCTATAGTTGATAGCAAATATTTATATGCCAATAATGACTTTGAGACGACCGGACTGTAGTCGTGGTTGGTGATTGATGATTGATTATATTGCTTCAGatgtactattttttttttttgaaacgctTCAGATGTACTATATGATACTGTGTGTATTTAGTATCAGTAAACATATACTACACACTAGCGCTGTACTTTAGATGCATGCCTGCATCAGGCTCAGGCAGCAAGGTAGCTAGCCTCATCAGGATGTAGCAGATAGCAGGCACCCGGCCACCGGGCTGGGGTAAAAAGAGAAGCGGAGCAGAACAGAGTCGCATCACAACCGCATGCATACTACGTGGtgctgtttagttctcaaaaaattttataCAGTATCTGTtacatcgaatgttcggacatatgtatggagcattaaatgcagttgaaaaaatagctaattacacagtctaactgattagcatgtgatgaatcttttaaacctaattagtttatgattggacattatttgtcaagtaacaacaaaatatgctacagtagcaAAACCAACAACTTTTCATCAACTAAACGTATCTTGATATGACTAACTCCTAGTATTAATCATCATCATGTCAGCCCAACAGAGCGACCAACAACAGAAGACTCGACAATTGACGTCGATCATCCATCATAGCATGTGCAGTTCAATGTCCAGCAGCGTTCATCGTGCTTTTACATCAGGCCAACGCGCCTTAGCTTTTTCCACGCGGTTTGTGGACTTGTTTGGTTGAGATTGAGACAAAAACCGCACAAACAAAGCTTGAACAATGCAGACTCTAGTACGGCCGGAGGAAAGGTTATTAGTTGCTTGCAGTGGCAGAGCTAGCATCCAAATCAAGGGGGGGCCATTTCGCAGGAGAGGCGAACAAGAAACAAACCTTATGATTATTAACAATTGTTGAGCTATATTGAGAGATGTAGCACACTAGTAGTTATGAGCACTTTGAGAGACAGCCTTGGTGACGAAGAAATTAAAACCAAGGAATGCATCGAGAGTTGAGACTGACAAGGAGTGCATCGAGAGTTGAGACTGAAATGCTTAGATGTGCTAGCGCCAAACTACTCAACTAAACTTTTAGGTGGGCTAGTGGTTGATGTCTCTAGAAATTTGCATGAAGCAAGGGGGGCCATCGTCAAGGATGGCCGATACATAGCTCCGCCAGTGGTTGCTTGGTCACCAATTATCCATCATTTCAGAACACTATATATACATGCATGCTCTATATTATTTGACTTGAAATCCACAACAAAATTAAAGGAACCATacatgtttgaaaaaaaaagatcgcTTTTTGCTGTGGATTTCTGATCAGTGCGCACTAGCAGGTCGAGTACTTGCGCGTACTCTCCGAAACTCAAACCAAAATGCAAGCCAAGGGGCGGCGGTACGTGGCTGCCACGTGGGCCACAGCTTCGAGGTCTCCGTCAGAACATAATGGGCTCCGCGTGTGCATTGCATGCGCTCCTTCCGTTCCGTTTGCGAGCGACCTGCTGGACAGTGGACTCCGTCATCGACTGGCCTGCTGCAGGTGCTTTGCACTAAGGTCCTCCCAGAACCACGGTAATATTTTCTGAGATTGTATataataattattaaataatGTTTTTTTGGCAGCTGTAGTAATGTGTCAGTCAATTAAGTAGTATATTCTAGCCTCACCGGCCCGTGATCAATTGGCCAACGGAACGAAGGTGGCAGGCACGCTTAAGTACCTTCATACACAGAATTTATTTATAATCTTCTTCATAAGGCTATGAAATCAATATGTTTCCATAATAGCAGTAAGCTATATTTGCTAGGGTTTACCTCCTCCTCTCGATTCTAAAATCAATCATGAAAAAAaacattgttttttaaaaaatcaatcATGAAAAGCCTAAGAAACATTGTCAACTCGGTTAGAACTTAGAAGATAAAACAATACAATTTTCAACTATCGAGGATCATAATAACTATACTGTTCAAATATTCTAATCTAGTACTCACAATGGTATTGCAATACACCTATGATCACTAGATCAAAAAGGAGGAATTCGTTGTTTCATGGGATCAGGTGGAAGAATTGATTCCTTGATCTACGCGTTTCCTGTATTTTCTCACTCACAATGGTGACATAAAAACCTCACATAAATCTAACCATACGAACTAGTAAATGAGAAGAATGGACTATTCCACTTACTTAACAGCTGCCATATATAGAGTACAATCTTAATAGCACCCCGCCCTGATCACGCAAAGGTGAAGCAAAAGCAAAACAGGCGAAACAAAAGGGCCAAAAAGCAAAAAGGAGAGGACATCGAAACCGAAGCGAAAAGGCCCTCCCCCCCGGGAGGGGGCGCTCCGCCTCCGCTCGTCTCCACCTCCATCCTCCTCTGCCTCTCTCCACGCGCCTTCCGCCTCCGCCTTCCATCTCCATCCATCACCGCCtcaccgtggccgccgccgccatattCTGCCCCGTCCCCGAAGCCGACTCGGAGAACGCGCGCCAGCCGTGCCGACCAAACACGCGGCGGCCGTCGCCTTATAATGGACGGCGACGAGCCACCGGAGCGCACCCTCTCCGTACTTCGCagccccacccgccgccgccgctagggttTCTCGCGCGCGAATGGGCTGCACTACCTCACAcgacgccttcgccgccgcggtcacctcctcctcctcctcgtcgcgccCGCGGGGCGGCGCCGACCCCGCCGCGCTGTGCCGCGAGCGCGTGGCGCTCATCCGCGCCGCGGCCGACCGCcggctcgcgctcgccgccgcgcacgccgcctacttccgctcgctcgccgccgtcggggaCGCGCTCCGGCGcttcgccgcggccgcgctcgcgCCGGCCACACCCGCGCCCGGCTCCTCGCCGGTGCTCAGGCTCCCGCCTTCCCCCGCCAAGCAGGTCGCCGCGTCCAgcctcccgccgtcgccgtcctcgtCCTCCACCGTCTCGTCGCTCTCGCACTCCCCCTCCGACCACGACCACGACATCGAGgaggctctccacggcggcggaagcgacaaggcggcggcggcgtcttccACGAGGCACCACCAACACTACATGAGAAGGTCGTCCACCGTGCCAACCGTAGTGTACGAGGACCCCAACGCGCAGGTCCAGTACACCCAAGCCGAGACCAGCTACGGCTACGCGTACCCGTACGGGCCCTACGGCGAGGTGGTTGAGGGGGAGAGACCGCAGCCTGCGCCGACGATGCCTCCCCGaccgccgccttcgccgccgaccGCGGAGGTTTCGCCGTGGGATTTCTTTGACCCGTTCACGCAGTACGACCAGTTTATGGAGGACTACTCTCGCGGGCATCTGCCAACCAACAGCCCCAACTACGCCGAGCTGAGGAGGATGGAGGGAATCCCGGagctcgaggacgaggcggAATTGgaggccaaggcggcggcgacaTCCAAGCCATCGACTTCCGGTGGTGCTGACCAAAATGCCAAGGGGAAGGGACCAATTGCAGACAGTGCCTCCTCAAACGGCAATCCTTCTGGCGGCAAGCTACAGAGGAAGGGTTCGGAACCAGCTCCTGCTGCCATGCTACAGAGTAAGGGATCGGAGACTGCTCCTGATGCCAATGCTGAGGCGGGAATACCGGTATCCAAGAACAAGGGAGGGGGTAAGAACACGGCCAGCCTAAGGGGAACTGTTAGTGGCAACATTGATGGCAGCAGCACCAGTGGGAAGAAGAAAGATGTGGCCTTCGACGAGGAACAGTCCATcagagcagcaggaggtggtgATAGCCATGGCAAGTCAGTGCAGTCGGTGGTGAGCAGCGAGCCATTCTCGCCATTGCATCATGGGACGAGAGATGTCAGGGAGTCAATGGACGAGGTCAAGGAGCTGTTCGATGAGGCGGTAAACTGCAGCACAGAGGTCTCAAGGCTGCTGGAGGTGGGGAAAATGCCTCCCCGGAGCACCCCCGGAGTTCTTAGATGTGGGTAATGCATTGCTTTATTTGAGTGCAAACATACTTGAAATTTCTTTACCTTTGCAGGTTGTGCTATATTATATGTGCTAGTGCAGTAATGTAAAACCattcatttttgtttttttggcaGACATCTCATCCAGAGTGGTTGATCCTATAGGTCTTACCGTGTCGACATCGTCTTGCCTCCCAAAACCACATGGCAGGAAATCAAGAGCATCAAGCAGCAAGGCGAGCACTTCAGCCTCGTCAAGTGCTGCTCGAAGAAATGGTGGTATGGGCCACCTCTCATCAACTCTGGAGAAGCTGTGGGTCTGGGAAAAGAAGCTCTATCAGGAGATTAAGGTACACACCTGCGCTCCCATCGACAAAACTTATAACTAAAGTAGCTGTGTTGTTAGTATAGGGTGAGAAACTGTAGGTGCTATTTATCTGATTTACTGCCAAATATGTGTTGAACGCCGTTAGGTGGTTGTTCTAGGATGAAGAGAAGCTACGGATGCAGTATGAGAAGAACTACAGGAGATTGAAATCTCTGGATGAACGAGGAGCTGAATCAAGTACAATCGACTCCACCCGGATGTCGGTAAGGCTTCTACAGTCCAAGATCAGCATCAATGTTAGAACCGCCAATGCCTTCTCATCAAAGATACAGAAGATTCGAGATGAAGAACTTTACCCTCAACTggttgatctcatccaaaaGTATGAATATTCCTTCTTTGAATTGTCTGGTCTTCCAAAGATCAAATTAATTTAATGCAATATGGTTGCTTGTTCCAAAGTACAGGTTCAGAAGATTGTGGAAAGGGGTTCTGGAATGCCATGAGAAGCAGCTATTGGCCATACATGACAGCAAAATTAACCAGCTGAAGGCGATGACCATAAGCCAATCCGGTGCTGCTTCAGAGGCCTCAAGGGAATTGGAGAGGGAGCTCACAAAATGGTATCGTTGCTTCAACAAGTGGATCAACTCCCAAAGGTCTTGTGTTGAGGCGCTGAATGGATGGCTCAAGAAATGGCTCCCTGAGGCACCGGAGGAAGATACAGCTGATGGAGTCCCACCTTTCTCTCCAGGAAGGCTTGGCGCGCCACCTgtattcatcatctcaaatgATTGGTTCCAAGCGATTGAGATGGTCTCCAAGACTGATGCACTGAGAGCAATCGACCATTTCTCCAAGCTTGTGCATGAATTCAAGAAGAGCCTGGAAGAAGAGCAACGGCAGAAGCGGAAAGCCGACCATGcttccagagattacaacagaAAGTGTGAGGTTTTGCAGGGAGAACTTGGACTGAGTACCATGGAGAACGCTCACTACAGCCATGATGACCGTGTAATTGACCTGGAAAGGTTGAGGAAAAGAAGGGACAAGGAGAAGACCAGCCATGAAAAGATCCTAACTCATGCTCATGTTGCAGCCTCAGCCACTCTGCCGATTGGTTTGGTCCCTGTGCTGCAACAGATCACCAGTTTCTTTCAGAAAAACCAGCAGGTCTACACGCGAATCAGAATTCAAGGCACCTGAGGCTTCAGACTGCGTAGAATAGATTCCAGTGAAAGATTTAACACACCTGAGTTCAGCTTACAACAGCCACATTTGCGGTTCATGCAGCAATCAATAGTAGAGCACTTTTTGTATAGAATTATAGATATGACTCGGGATTAGGTTGTTTAGCTCTTACAATTCGTGCAGAATGTTAGGTTCTACATTACTCTGACTCATGCTTTGTACAGGGAAGTACCACTAACTATCGATGTATCATTCAGAGGTTTTAgcgattatttatttattctgtACATGGTACAAAATAGTCACTTCTAGTATCTGTGTTCATGGCTTCATGTACCACATATGTGAAGTACTTCAACCAATGTTGATTTTAACTCATGCACTGCCCTACTATAGATTATGTCTTTTTTTTATCACTAACCATCTCCCAGCAAGTGCATGAGGGATTTTGTCAGCCAAAGCGTGGGATCCGTCGTGTGCCGATGACTATTATAGATAGGCCCGTGACACATGGAGTGCATGACAATGGCAAGAAATAGAAATGCTCCCCATACGTTCTGTCAATTTTGATTATACAACTAAAATATACAAAAAAAATCTCGTAGTATGACTTTATCGCATTGAGCATAATAAAAGGATTCCACACTTTACCAGGATTAACAATGGGAGCTCTCCGTTATCATGCCACATATTCGTTGCTGCCATTCTTTACAATCCGCCTTCTGATTCATATAGGGTTAGAGACTTTCTGCAATTGTAATTGCCAAGCTGATCATCATATATTCTAGTTTCTAAAGCCACGTGCACATGTAGGAAGAAAATAACCCATAACAGGAAGGGCCAAAGGACTGCTACATTTCTTCAGGTC contains:
- the LOC120709313 gene encoding nitrate regulatory gene2 protein-like isoform X2 encodes the protein MGCTTSHDAFAAAVTSSSSSSRPRGGADPAALCRERVALIRAAADRRLALAAAHAAYFRSLAAVGDALRRFAAAALAPATPAPGSSPVLRLPPSPAKQVAASSLPPSPSSSSTVSSLSHSPSDHDHDIEEALHGGGSDKAAAASSTRHHQHYMRRSSTVPTVVYEDPNAQVQYTQAETSYGYAYPYGPYGEVVEGERPQPAPTMPPRPPPSPPTAEVSPWDFFDPFTQYDQFMEDYSRGHLPTNSPNYAELRRMEGIPELEDEAELEAKAAATSKPSTSGGADQNAKGKGPIADSASSNGNPSGGKLQRKGSEPAPAAMLQSKGSETAPDANAEAGIPVSKNKGGGKNTASLRGTVSGNIDGSSTSGKKKDVAFDEEQSIRAAGGGDSHGKSVQSVVSSEPFSPLHHGTRDVRESMDEVKELFDEAVNCSTEVSRLLEVGKMPPRSTPGVLRCLTVSTSSCLPKPHGRKSRASSSKASTSASSSAARRNGGMGHLSSTLEKLWVWEKKLYQEIKDEEKLRMQYEKNYRRLKSLDERGAESSTIDSTRMSVRLLQSKISINVRTANAFSSKIQKIRDEELYPQLVDLIQKFRRLWKGVLECHEKQLLAIHDSKINQLKAMTISQSGAASEASRELERELTKWYRCFNKWINSQRSCVEALNGWLKKWLPEAPEEDTADGVPPFSPGRLGAPPVFIISNDWFQAIEMVSKTDALRAIDHFSKLVHEFKKSLEEEQRQKRKADHASRDYNRKCEVLQGELGLSTMENAHYSHDDRVIDLERLRKRRDKEKTSHEKILTHAHVAASATLPIGLVPVLQQITSFFQKNQQVYTRIRIQGT
- the LOC120709313 gene encoding nitrate regulatory gene2 protein-like isoform X1 — its product is MGCTTSHDAFAAAVTSSSSSSRPRGGADPAALCRERVALIRAAADRRLALAAAHAAYFRSLAAVGDALRRFAAAALAPATPAPGSSPVLRLPPSPAKQVAASSLPPSPSSSSTVSSLSHSPSDHDHDIEEALHGGGSDKAAAASSTRHHQHYMRRSSTVPTVVYEDPNAQVQYTQAETSYGYAYPYGPYGEVVEGERPQPAPTMPPRPPPSPPTAEVSPWDFFDPFTQYDQFMEDYSRGHLPTNSPNYAELRRMEGIPELEDEAELEAKAAATSKPSTSGGADQNAKGKGPIADSASSNGNPSGGKLQRKGSEPAPAAMLQSKGSETAPDANAEAGIPVSKNKGGGKNTASLRGTVSGNIDGSSTSGKKKDVAFDEEQSIRAAGGGDSHGKSVQSVVSSEPFSPLHHGTRDVRESMDEVKELFDEAVNCSTEVSRLLEVGKMPPRSTPGVLRYISSRVVDPIGLTVSTSSCLPKPHGRKSRASSSKASTSASSSAARRNGGMGHLSSTLEKLWVWEKKLYQEIKDEEKLRMQYEKNYRRLKSLDERGAESSTIDSTRMSVRLLQSKISINVRTANAFSSKIQKIRDEELYPQLVDLIQKFRRLWKGVLECHEKQLLAIHDSKINQLKAMTISQSGAASEASRELERELTKWYRCFNKWINSQRSCVEALNGWLKKWLPEAPEEDTADGVPPFSPGRLGAPPVFIISNDWFQAIEMVSKTDALRAIDHFSKLVHEFKKSLEEEQRQKRKADHASRDYNRKCEVLQGELGLSTMENAHYSHDDRVIDLERLRKRRDKEKTSHEKILTHAHVAASATLPIGLVPVLQQITSFFQKNQQVYTRIRIQGT